TTCCATATATTCTGGCAGAGAATCCGACAATGCCAAGAGAAGAGGCATTTCAGATCAGCCGCCGCATGATGATGGGGCAGAAAATGGATGTATTCGTATTAGATCTTTCATTTATCGGCTGGTTTATTTTAGAAAAGATTTCATTTGGACTGGCAGGATTATTTTTTGTAAGACCTTATTATGAGACTGTATTTGCAGAGCTGTATGAGGCAAATAAACAGAAGGCATACCGGGAAGGATATATCCGGTAATATGAAAAGGGGCTGCATCAGGACTTTCATCCTGTGCAGCCTTGAGAAAAGGGAAAATTTATCTAAAATTAGGTAATGTCAAAAATAAATATCTGGGCGAAGTCCAATGACCACAGATGCGCTGCATGTGCAGCCATCGTCTTCTGTTTTTGTTGATAGATATAGAATACCAGTGAATTGTGAATGAGATGTGACAAGAAGTGAAAAAATATCTTAATTAAATGTAATGAAAGTATAAAAAGGAGCTTATAGATTTTTTAGAATTAGGAAGTCTGATTGACGAGATGCATCGTGTTTTTGGAAACAGAGTTCCAGAAATCCCTGCGTGCATCGTACTGCTCCAAAAGCCAGGAAATCGCAGCATCCATTCCATCCTCGGTCATGGGAAATGTATTCTGTGTTTTTTGTTCGTCTGGTGTCTTTTCAAATGACCATGGCTCCGGATATACAAATACGAGAAAGTTTTCTTTTGTATCGTCAGCACAAAAATAATAGCGCATTCCAAAATGAGAACCTGAAAAGGGTTCTTTTTTTAATCCTTTGACAGGGATGAGTTTCTTATCGATCATGGTGTTCCCTCCTGAAAAGTTATTAACTATAGAGTAACACTGCATCAGAGAAGATGCAAGAATAAAAGGACAAAAGGAAAGAGCCACATTTCTGTGACTCAAAGGGGGGAAAAAGTTTATGAAAAAGTGTTCTGTTCTTTTGAACAATTATAGTATAAAAAGAAATTGTGTAAAAAATGTGATATAAATTTGAATCTAATGTTAATAAAACCAAAAGAAATTGTGAAGCACTAATTTTGTCCGGCATTTTCTGCAAAATCAGTTGTGACCAGTTTTTCATAAGGAGCGCGGGCCTTCAGCTCGCCGGCGCTTTCCAGGATATCCTGGAGCAGTTCAAAGCTGTCACGTTCAAAGATCAGATTTTCTTTCCAGGAATCCTGCTCATAATAGCGGGATACGATGGTTGTGATCGTGGAAAGGTCTGTTTCCGGGAATTGCGGTTCAATGATTTTGGCAATCTCTTCCGGAGAATGTGTCTGTACGTAGTCCATTCCCTTTTGCAGGGCATTTACAAATCCCTGAATAGTATCTGAATGTTCACTGATATAGCTTTTGCGGGCACTGAAAGCGGTATAAGGAATGTATCCGCTGTCGGTTCCGAGAGAAGCGACCACATATCCTTTCTGGCCTGTTTCCAGGGATGTGGCTCCGGGTTCAAATTCTACGGTATAGTCGGCCTGACCTTCTGAGAATGCGGCGGCAGTGGAACCAAAATCAATGTTTTGTACAATGTTCAGATCGGTTTTCGGATCCATACCGTGTTGCTTTAAGATATATTCAAAAACCATTTCCGGCATTCCGCCCTTTCGTCCGCCAAGTACAGTGCTTCCTTTTAAATCTGTCCACTCAAAATCGGGCCTCTCTTCTCTGGCAACAAGAAAATTGCCTGCGCGCTGGGTGAGCTGGGCAAAGTTTACAACAAAGTCAGAAGCGCCTTCGTTATACGTGTAAATGGAAGCTTCCGACCCCATAAATCCGATATCTGCTTCACCAGAAAGTACAGCAGTCATCGTTTTGTCGGCTCCAAATGGGGCTAAACACTTAGTACAAAACAGATTATAAAAAATCTACAGCTTTAATCGTATTGTCATCATTTAGGTAAATCTCCTGTATTGTGGATCGCCAAAAAGAACGCCTGTTTTCGAGCGAAAGAGAGTTGTACATCTGCCGAAAATCAGTTTGCAGCAATTCTTCTATGTATCGTGTATTGCGAGCTTCTTCTTTTTGTTGGCATGGGTTGGAAGAATGCACGTATTCTTCTTCGAGCCGGTTGTATTCCGTATCGTAATATTCAAAAGAGATCCGCCCCTTTTGAAATAACAAATTTAATCGTTCCATTTCTTTTCTAAGCTTTTTCGGATCTTTCGCTTTCTTTTGCTTTTTTAACTCTTCGCTGATCTGGTTGGTGCGGACCTTATACTTTTCGTACTCTCTTTCAAGATTTTCGAGCAGATATTTTTCGATAAGGTTCTGGCTTACCCTATGCCTATACGTGCAAATATGATCAATAAGCGCTCTGTTGCAACGGTAGTAGCAGTATGTTCTTTTTTCTCCGGTTTTACGGTTGATAATTGATGAGCATCCGGTGCCAACTAATTTCTGTCCGCACACAGGACAGCGCATCAAACCTGTAAATAGGTATATTCTACCAGACGGCGTGTTTTTAATATTTCTTTTCGATATAGTTTGCATCTCATCCCATTCTTTTTCTGACAGGTATGCTGGACAATAAGGGTATCCTCTGTACGTCCCTTTATAAAATTCGCTGGATAACATCGTCCGTAACATGCCATAGCTAAAATCAATTCCATAGGTTTCCTGCATGTACCGGATAGCGCCCTTCTTGGAGTTATGATTTCTAAAATATTCAAAAAAATCTTCCACCATGTGTTCTGTTTCCGAATCTTTAACCATGCATTTCTTTCCATCTACAACACCTGTTTTATAACCAAAAGGCATATTTGCATCTCCAAATATTAGCTTTTTCTGTCTTATAGATGCTTCATTCACAAATTTAATTCGCTCGGATGTGGTGTCTACTTCGTTTTGACCGATCGACAGCACTACATTTAACTGCAATCGTCCGTCTCTGGTCTCCATGTTTATTCCTGGCTCGGAAACCGAGATCCAACGCACTCCATGCTCATCAAGTACATCCTGGACCTTATAGAAATCTGACAGATTTCGAAACCATCTGTCGAGTCTCCAGAAAATTATCACATCAATTTTATCCCTTTTTACGTCCTCTACAAGAGCGTGTATGGCTTTTCTTTTCTTCAATTCTTTTCTGGCAGTCTTTCCCTCGTCCGCATAGACACCTACTATAGACATATTGTTGTCTGTTGCGTATTGCTCCAGGCATTCTTTCTGTGCTTGCAGAGACTTGCCATGTACGCTCTGCTCAAATGTGGAGACGCGGATGTATATGGCACACCGCAGTATTTTTTCTGGCATTTGCATCACTCTCCTTTTGTAAAATATATTTAAAATTGGTACAAAAATAACAGCCAGCGCAAAACATATGTTCCGCTTGCGTGACTGCCCCGAAGATGATACAATATTCGTGGATTTCAATCGCATATCTTCGGATATGTATACCGTCTCTGTTGGCGCAGGGGCGGTTTTTATTTTATTGTGGTGGATGGCAAATGCCGCACGGTTCATAAACTCCGCGTACCTCAGACAGATGTTTTTCTATCTTAGATTTCAAAGTTCTGCATCCAGCGCTATGATACTTTGCCCCAGTGTTTGTTATATACACGATGGGGTCATCTTGGCTTTGCTGTGCAGCCTGCTCTTGTGCTGCTTGCGCTGCAGCTTGCTCTTGTGCAATCCTTTCCTGTTCAGCAGCCGCAGCCTGTTCTTGCTCGATACGCGCCTGTTCAGCTGCTTGAGCTTCCTGTTCCAACCTAATCCGTTCTTCTTCCTCGGCTTTTATTCTCGCTTCTTCTTCCGGATCTATAACGGTAATAGTTTTCGAACTGCTTTTAATTTCTCCATTCGCCGTAAAAAATAGTGATGCATTCCCAGAACCCGTAAATGTAATGACGGCTTTTCCGTCCTTATATTCGAGATCTGCGATATTATTTTCGGATAATTCCAAGCTTTCGATTTTTGCGTCCGACGGGCTTGGAGTAATTTTCACCTCCGTTACATCTCCGATATTAAATTCTTCTTTCCCCCACTCTGCAGATATAGAGTTCAATTCAGACGGAGATCCAAGCCATATAAAGATAATTAGAGATGTTGCAAACACAATCGAGCATATCACAGTATTCCTGATCCTGTATGGCCGGAATTTTTTGGATACAACACAGTATATCAATGCCGGTATCGCTGGTATCCATAAAAAAGAATACACTACAAGTGCAATAGAGAGCATTATCAGCAATGCAATAACACTAAGGCATCCACCACCACTCTTATTCGATGCTTTACTCATTGTTTTCCCCTTTTTTTCTTTAGTTTTTCCGTTTTTGGTTTCTGTGTAATACAGTCCGCTCCCTGGAATTCCAAAGCTTTTTGTCCGTTTTCCATCAGAATTAACAGTGTAGTGAATTCCTTTTCCACCAAACGTGAAGCTATGGCTATTCTTGTTAAGATTAAACTTTATACCGGGAGCAATTTTAAAACTTTTTCTGAAACGAAATCCCATTCCTTTCTTAATTCACCTTCTTTTTCTCTCCTGTACTTTTCCCGCAATTTATATATAAACGCCGAAGCGGTTATATCATTACCATTATTTACCTGTAGTTTCCAGATTTGGAATATACTACAATAATTACACTATGAAAATACTACTCGATAAGATCATGCACGATAAAAACCTATCTACTCGGCAAGTATCCATTGCAACTGGAATATCAAAATCAACGATTAACCGCATTGCAAATGGTAAAATATCGCCGACAGCTGACACGCTGGAATTGCTTGCCAAGGGCTTAAAAGTCCGAATTTCCGACCTTATCGACTCTCCATATCAATAAGTGTCCCACATCTGGGACGATTGTCCATTTTCGCGTAAGTTTCCCGAATTTTAACTGTTTATTTAATAGAGGGCAAAACATTGCCACAAAATAATAGAACAAATGTTCGAACAAAATATTGATTTTTGTCCCCTGAGATAGTATTATATGTTCAGGGATTTCGAACGAGTGTTTTTGTAGTTAGGAGGGACTCACGATGGACGAATTAAATATCTTGTTATCCAAGCTCAACGGTAATGATTATAAAATCATCCGGCAGCTTGTTTCGATATTACATAGGTATCTGGAGCGAAGAGGGAGACTTTAGTCTTCCCCTTTTTTATTCAATCCAGATCCTACGCTTTTAAAATACTCTCTTATAACAAGTTTTGACTTCTCATCCATTTCCTGATATTTCTTCATCATTTCTATAATAATATCGTAAAAAGGATTTCCGACGCCGTCGTATTCAAGCAAGTCTTCTACGTAGTGGCCTACTTCATCAGATGGCTGTTTAAACATTTCTCCATTTCCGGATCTTAACCACTCTTCGTTCACGCTGTATTTATTGCATAAATCAGAAATAACTCTATCACTCGGAATTGCTTTTCCTATTTCATATGTAGCAATCGTATTTCTTTTTAATCCAAGTTTATCAGCAAGTTCTTGCTGCGTTATTCCTATTGTCTTGCGCAGCTCTTTTATGCGCTCATTCATTGGCACACCTCCTATTCAATGTAGATTATAAACTACAGAGAGATAAATGTCAATTAAAAAATGTTGAAAAAATCAACAAAAAGGTATTGACAAAGTTGATTAACCGACGTACAATAGTCGTACAACAACAAAACAACAACACAAACAAACCGAAAGTGAGGAAATGGAAATGAAAACAAAAGAAGAATTTGGATTTTACATTAGAAAGACAGTTATAAAAAATCTGCTATCAGCTCACAGGAAGATATCAGATCGCGGGAATGTGAAATCTCTTATTATTTTAACAAAATTTATTTTAAAGATTTCCAATCAATTCAATGATATGTTGATTGATCTTGGGCTTGAAGAAAATGACAACAGCTCTGATAAACCGCCGGACGCATTCTGGCACTGTAATGCAGCCGAAGCCGGTTCCGAGCCCGGAAATGCAGAGGACAGAATATAAGGAAGGAGGAGTGAAGAGATGCATGAAATTTTTTGCACACGCAAAACATTTTTAAAAGGAGAATCCATCGCAGCAATATCTTTTGAGCTTCCCGAAAAAGAGTGGGAAGAATTGAAAGAAACGCAAGGATGGCAATTCGTAGAAAGATTTTTAAATCGAAAGAGAAAAGGGGTTGTAAATAATTTCGAACTTTTAAAAGCGATTAGTGCTGAACGAGAATTCAGTGAGATGATCATTGCGTTGGCGGAAGAATTTAAAACGCCTGAAAAGCTGGAAGAGGCTTTAAAAAAGGAAATTTCAGAGGAAGAGCTGCGACATACATTAGAAGCAGCTCAAGAAAGTGATTATCCTCTATTCTTTTCAGGCATGCAGTAAGCACAGCCGTTTCTGTTTACAGCAAGCATGGAAGCAAAAATCACAGCTTCTGTATAAGTGTCGCAGTTAAAAACATGTTCTGGTTTTATTTCATCGATTTGACATTGCGGTGTTTCGCGGTCTAGATCGTGAATTTCTCCAGTGTTTTTGTTTAAAACAAATTGCTTTCCGTTAAAAGGTGAATTACAACGTCTCATAAAATCGCTCCTTTCGTAATACTCAGGCATGGCAGTGCCCTGTATTTACAGTATAGGAGATAAACGAAAAGAAAGCAATCCCGCCACGGAGGTTACGACGGCAATAAAAATAGGAGGTAAAAGGTATTGAATGAATTATTTGCAATCAACACAGACGGTAGCGAACCAACCGTATCTGCCAGAGATCTTCATAAGGCTCTTGGGATCAGAAAAAGATTTTCCGAATGGTTCGAAAAGAATTCGCAAGGATTTATTGAGAATGAGGATTTCTCCAACCCGTACCTGAAAGTACGAGTTCAGATCGAGGGTGGAAGAGAAGTACAGAGAGAGGTTGAAGATTTTGATTTGTCAGTAGACATGGCAAAGCACATCTGCCTAATGAGCAGAACTGACAAAGGGAGAGAATGCAGACAAAGATTAATTGACCTCGAAAAAGCATGGAACACACCAGAACAGGTAATGGCAAGAGCCTTAAAGACGGCAGGAAAGACCATTGACAGCCTAAAAGACAGGTGCAAATTCCTCGGAGGGCAGGTTGTGGAACAGCAGAAATTGATCGAGGAAATGACACCAAAAGCGAA
This window of the Mediterraneibacter gnavus ATCC 29149 genome carries:
- a CDS encoding recombinase family protein is translated as MNRAAFAIHHNKIKTAPAPTETVYISEDMRLKSTNIVSSSGQSRKRNICFALAVIFVPILNIFYKRRVMQMPEKILRCAIYIRVSTFEQSVHGKSLQAQKECLEQYATDNNMSIVGVYADEGKTARKELKKRKAIHALVEDVKRDKIDVIIFWRLDRWFRNLSDFYKVQDVLDEHGVRWISVSEPGINMETRDGRLQLNVVLSIGQNEVDTTSERIKFVNEASIRQKKLIFGDANMPFGYKTGVVDGKKCMVKDSETEHMVEDFFEYFRNHNSKKGAIRYMQETYGIDFSYGMLRTMLSSEFYKGTYRGYPYCPAYLSEKEWDEMQTISKRNIKNTPSGRIYLFTGLMRCPVCGQKLVGTGCSSIINRKTGEKRTYCYYRCNRALIDHICTYRHRVSQNLIEKYLLENLEREYEKYKVRTNQISEELKKQKKAKDPKKLRKEMERLNLLFQKGRISFEYYDTEYNRLEEEYVHSSNPCQQKEEARNTRYIEELLQTDFRQMYNSLSLENRRSFWRSTIQEIYLNDDNTIKAVDFL
- a CDS encoding DUF4236 domain-containing protein → MGFRFRKSFKIAPGIKFNLNKNSHSFTFGGKGIHYTVNSDGKRTKSFGIPGSGLYYTETKNGKTKEKKGKTMSKASNKSGGGCLSVIALLIMLSIALVVYSFLWIPAIPALIYCVVSKKFRPYRIRNTVICSIVFATSLIIFIWLGSPSELNSISAEWGKEEFNIGDVTEVKITPSPSDAKIESLELSENNIADLEYKDGKAVITFTGSGNASLFFTANGEIKSSSKTITVIDPEEEARIKAEEEERIRLEQEAQAAEQARIEQEQAAAAEQERIAQEQAAAQAAQEQAAQQSQDDPIVYITNTGAKYHSAGCRTLKSKIEKHLSEVRGVYEPCGICHPPQ
- a CDS encoding helix-turn-helix domain-containing protein, yielding MHDKNLSTRQVSIATGISKSTINRIANGKISPTADTLELLAKGLKVRISDLIDSPYQ
- a CDS encoding helix-turn-helix domain-containing protein, with the translated sequence MNERIKELRKTIGITQQELADKLGLKRNTIATYEIGKAIPSDRVISDLCNKYSVNEEWLRSGNGEMFKQPSDEVGHYVEDLLEYDGVGNPFYDIIIEMMKKYQEMDEKSKLVIREYFKSVGSGLNKKGED
- a CDS encoding phage antirepressor KilAC domain-containing protein is translated as MNELFAINTDGSEPTVSARDLHKALGIRKRFSEWFEKNSQGFIENEDFSNPYLKVRVQIEGGREVQREVEDFDLSVDMAKHICLMSRTDKGRECRQRLIDLEKAWNTPEQVMARALKTAGKTIDSLKDRCKFLGGQVVEQQKLIEEMTPKANYVDHILESKSLVATTQIAKDYGMSAVRFNRILNDMKIQYKVNKQWVLYSKYQNCGYVHSKTIDITRSNGDPDVTMQTQWTQKGRLFLYEELKKNGIYPVIELNAA